One stretch of Coriobacteriia bacterium DNA includes these proteins:
- a CDS encoding LytTR family transcriptional regulator, whose translation MKIEIETDESLREPEILLRCAVVDERVASIIASLRMHDRKMTGKSDGEMRVVSAGEILYAESIDGHSFAYTGDAVLEMPLRLCELEERLVDTGFVKVARNCLVNLCRVAGLRPYVGGRLLARLDNDEEIVISRKYAGEIRKQLNA comes from the coding sequence AAATCCTCCTGCGTTGCGCCGTCGTGGACGAACGCGTTGCCTCCATCATCGCCAGTCTGCGCATGCATGACCGCAAGATGACGGGCAAGAGCGATGGCGAGATGCGCGTTGTCTCCGCAGGCGAGATTCTCTACGCGGAGTCCATCGACGGCCACAGCTTCGCCTACACGGGCGATGCGGTCCTGGAGATGCCGCTTCGCCTCTGCGAGCTGGAAGAGCGCCTGGTGGACACCGGCTTCGTCAAGGTTGCCCGGAACTGTCTCGTCAACCTGTGCCGTGTCGCGGGACTACGTCCCTACGTCGGCGGCAGGCTGCTCGCCCGGCTGGACAACGACGAGGAGATCGTGATCTCGCGCAAGTACGCGGGTGAAATAAGGAAACAACTGAACGCATAG